The following coding sequences lie in one Pectobacterium sp. A5351 genomic window:
- a CDS encoding methyl-accepting chemotaxis protein, which translates to MRLKNISIRTGLLTLLLLTTLLLLIVSSMGVVAIKKDRETLTAQNQIQGIELGNLMSGYNQTLSARASATLAVRKIEIGLLDDGAKETGVVEKHLSQSQEDIDRVIKSANADPKQQALAQEVLKTYQAYFQQGMTPMLSALQKQYTDEYYDVLEKHLGPLSEAFDLSIQNFRQYAQQLSEQGLAQSERNENMMLLLIAVACLLSITLVALAWIALRHMLLKPLDYAIEQLEQVAAGNLTRRLIQGGDNELGRLNDAIGRMQGALLESVSQVRDASTQIDLGSRELFEENTQLAQRTEESVAALEQTAASMEQLSATVKLNADHAELAHQLANNVSNTSSRSNESVCYVIEKMQEIAVSAKRINDILSVIDGIAFQTNILALNASVESARAGEQGRGFAVVAGEVRNLAQHSSQAAKEIRSLILDSQTRVSEGLELASKAGETMDEVTDEIIRITQLMRDISTATQEQHRGIEQVNVAFTQIDKVAQHNAQLVKASSATTQSLEQQSQRLMRSMALFQVEPRLS; encoded by the coding sequence ATGAGGTTGAAAAATATTTCTATTCGTACCGGCTTATTAACGTTATTGCTGTTAACCACCCTGTTGCTGCTTATCGTCAGCAGCATGGGCGTAGTCGCGATTAAGAAGGACAGAGAAACGCTGACCGCGCAAAACCAGATTCAGGGCATTGAACTGGGCAATCTGATGAGCGGCTATAACCAAACGCTCAGCGCACGCGCCTCGGCAACGCTCGCCGTCAGGAAAATCGAAATCGGCCTGCTAGACGACGGGGCGAAGGAAACTGGGGTCGTAGAGAAACACCTCAGCCAGTCGCAGGAAGACATTGACCGCGTGATCAAATCAGCCAATGCCGATCCGAAGCAGCAGGCGCTCGCGCAGGAGGTATTAAAAACCTATCAGGCTTATTTTCAACAGGGCATGACCCCAATGCTAAGCGCATTGCAAAAACAGTATACCGATGAATATTATGATGTTCTGGAAAAACATCTCGGTCCACTGAGTGAAGCTTTTGATTTATCGATCCAAAACTTTCGTCAGTATGCCCAACAACTATCCGAACAGGGTCTGGCACAGTCCGAACGTAACGAGAACATGATGCTATTGCTGATTGCCGTTGCCTGCCTGTTGTCTATCACGCTGGTTGCCTTAGCCTGGATCGCACTGCGACACATGCTGCTCAAACCGCTGGATTATGCCATTGAGCAACTGGAGCAGGTTGCCGCTGGTAACCTGACCCGTCGCCTGATTCAAGGTGGAGACAACGAACTGGGTAGACTCAACGATGCCATCGGCCGCATGCAGGGCGCGCTGCTGGAGTCGGTGAGCCAGGTGCGCGATGCCAGTACGCAAATCGATCTCGGCAGCCGCGAACTCTTTGAGGAGAACACCCAGCTTGCCCAACGCACCGAAGAATCCGTTGCTGCACTGGAACAGACGGCAGCGAGCATGGAGCAACTCAGCGCCACGGTGAAGCTCAATGCCGACCATGCCGAACTCGCGCACCAACTCGCCAACAACGTCTCGAACACCAGCAGCCGCAGCAACGAGTCCGTCTGTTATGTGATTGAGAAAATGCAGGAGATCGCCGTCAGCGCCAAGCGCATCAATGACATCCTCAGCGTCATTGACGGTATCGCGTTCCAGACCAATATTCTGGCGCTGAATGCCTCTGTCGAATCCGCCCGCGCCGGCGAGCAAGGCAGAGGTTTTGCCGTTGTCGCCGGAGAGGTACGTAATCTGGCGCAGCATAGTTCACAGGCGGCAAAAGAGATCCGTTCGCTGATTCTGGATTCCCAGACGCGCGTGTCAGAAGGGCTGGAATTAGCCTCTAAGGCGGGAGAAACTATGGATGAAGTCACCGACGAAATCATCCGTATTACGCAACTGATGCGAGATATTTCCACTGCTACGCAAGAGCAGCATCGCGGTATCGAGCAGGTTAACGTTGCCTTCACACAAATCGACAAAGTCGCTCAGCACAATGCACAGCTCGTCAAAGCCTCATCCGCGACTACGCAATCGCTGGAGCAGCAGTCTCAGCGGCTCATGAGATCGATGGCGCTGTTTCAGGTAGAGCCTCGCCTTTCCTAA
- a CDS encoding sensor domain-containing diguanylate cyclase produces MNNQSVDLIARFDSEAKLHALDSIYAIAEFDLAGKLVEANPLFCKMLGYKKEDIIQKNHTFFLPEAQRQKHDHFWHDVVKGNINAGEFQRKTQKGEIIWLHAAYTPIIDDKGRRIGIIKLATDITQEKLLVSEHRARLDAIENSQGVIEFDKDGYITHINKHYLVLTGYEEKELLGQHHRLLCDPVDTEQADYQTFWETLHRGHPISGRFHRLGKDSHSYWIQATYSPIMDSDGNVRKIIKYAHNITQNVETEKKAHQQGIILDILLSVHDSFLLDHNLPSACDKVFERLLEVTNSTFGFIATLQEDEDGQSLYLPAISNLTWDEDTLVWYRNQRRTHGGLTLRKLDNLFGHVVTHNTVVCTNNLLRQKAGRALPPIHPALYSLLGIPITHNGKAIGMIALANRREGYDQTMIELLAPLVKTLGIIIHARSLEDERAQIEASLRFNAGHDFLTGLPNRSSFFEQANAFFLHKQQNQQTDKSCLAIIDIDLFKSINDQYGHLAGDAVLKELAMLMRMSLRQEDLVARLGGEEFIILLKDVPYETAVITIERIRKAIELHTLEYDRQTLHFTISAGITAYHSDLASVEDWIQLSDANLYAAKRQGRNCVK; encoded by the coding sequence ATGAATAATCAGTCAGTTGATTTGATTGCCAGGTTTGACAGTGAAGCCAAACTACACGCGCTTGATTCCATTTATGCCATTGCCGAATTCGATTTGGCGGGAAAACTGGTTGAGGCCAACCCTCTTTTTTGCAAAATGCTGGGCTATAAAAAAGAAGATATTATTCAGAAAAATCACACATTTTTCCTGCCAGAAGCACAGCGCCAAAAACACGATCATTTCTGGCATGATGTGGTGAAAGGAAATATCAACGCTGGCGAATTCCAACGCAAAACGCAAAAAGGAGAAATTATTTGGCTCCATGCTGCTTATACGCCAATTATCGATGACAAAGGCCGACGCATCGGCATCATAAAACTGGCAACAGATATTACGCAGGAAAAACTTCTCGTGTCAGAGCACCGCGCACGACTGGATGCGATTGAGAACTCGCAAGGCGTCATCGAGTTTGATAAAGACGGTTATATTACCCATATCAATAAACATTATCTGGTGCTGACAGGCTATGAGGAAAAGGAATTACTCGGTCAGCATCACAGGCTACTCTGCGATCCCGTTGATACCGAACAAGCAGACTACCAAACGTTTTGGGAAACCTTACATCGCGGCCACCCGATCAGTGGGCGCTTCCATCGGCTGGGCAAAGACAGCCATTCATATTGGATACAAGCGACCTACAGCCCCATCATGGATAGTGACGGTAATGTGAGGAAAATCATTAAATACGCTCACAACATTACGCAGAACGTCGAAACCGAAAAAAAAGCCCACCAACAAGGCATCATTCTCGATATCCTGCTATCCGTTCACGACAGCTTTCTGCTCGACCATAATCTGCCTTCCGCCTGTGATAAAGTCTTTGAACGACTGCTTGAAGTCACCAACAGCACCTTCGGCTTCATTGCCACGTTGCAGGAAGACGAAGACGGTCAGTCGCTCTACCTTCCCGCAATATCCAATCTTACCTGGGATGAAGATACGCTGGTCTGGTACAGAAACCAGCGTAGAACCCACGGCGGCCTGACGCTCCGTAAACTGGATAATCTGTTTGGTCACGTGGTGACCCACAATACGGTGGTATGCACCAATAACCTGCTGAGGCAAAAGGCTGGCCGGGCTCTTCCGCCCATCCATCCCGCGCTCTATTCCCTGCTGGGAATTCCTATCACCCACAACGGCAAAGCGATCGGAATGATCGCACTGGCTAACCGTCGAGAAGGCTATGATCAAACGATGATCGAGCTACTGGCTCCGCTGGTGAAAACGCTCGGCATCATCATTCACGCCCGTTCGCTGGAAGATGAGCGCGCACAGATAGAGGCATCCCTGCGCTTTAACGCGGGGCATGATTTTCTTACCGGCCTGCCCAATCGCAGCAGCTTCTTTGAGCAAGCCAACGCCTTTTTTCTGCACAAGCAGCAAAACCAGCAGACAGATAAAAGCTGTCTGGCGATTATTGATATCGATTTATTCAAAAGTATCAACGATCAATACGGCCATCTGGCTGGTGATGCCGTCCTCAAAGAGCTAGCGATGCTCATGCGTATGTCGCTGCGTCAGGAAGATCTGGTCGCCCGCCTTGGGGGAGAAGAGTTCATTATCCTGCTAAAAGATGTCCCTTATGAAACGGCAGTGATAACAATCGAGCGTATTCGTAAAGCAATTGAGCTACATACGCTGGAATACGATCGCCAAACTCTGCATTTCACGATCAGCGCAGGCATTACCGCTTACCACTCCGATCTTGCCTCCGTTGAGGACTGGATTCAGTTATCCGATGCAAACCTCTATGCGGCTAAACGACAGGGTCGTAACTGTGTGAAATAA
- the nsrR gene encoding nitric oxide-sensing transcriptional repressor NsrR, with amino-acid sequence MQLTSFTDYGLRALIYMASLPGGKMTSISEVTEVYGVSRNHMVKIINQLSRAGLVMAVRGKNGGIRLGKPAETIRIGDVVRELEPLTLVNCSHEFCHITPACRLKQVLQQAVQNFLQELDQYTLADMVKENPPLYKLLLVE; translated from the coding sequence GTGCAGTTAACAAGTTTTACGGATTATGGCTTGCGGGCGCTGATTTATATGGCGTCGCTGCCGGGCGGGAAAATGACCAGCATTTCTGAGGTAACGGAAGTGTATGGTGTGTCTCGTAATCATATGGTCAAAATTATCAATCAACTTAGTCGCGCTGGGTTGGTGATGGCCGTACGCGGCAAGAATGGCGGTATCCGTCTTGGGAAACCGGCAGAAACCATTCGAATTGGCGATGTCGTGCGCGAACTAGAGCCGCTTACGCTGGTTAACTGTAGCCACGAGTTTTGCCATATCACGCCAGCCTGCCGCTTGAAGCAGGTGCTTCAACAGGCGGTACAAAATTTCCTGCAAGAGCTGGATCAATACACGCTGGCTGATATGGTCAAAGAAAACCCACCGCTTTATAAATTATTGTTGGTTGAATGA